From the Juglans microcarpa x Juglans regia isolate MS1-56 chromosome 3D, Jm3101_v1.0, whole genome shotgun sequence genome, the window ATCATTTGTCCATACTAGACCCAACTCTCTTCTAACCTATTTACAGCATTTATTACAGTCAAAGTATCACCTTCAAAGACTACATTTGTAAATCTAAACTCAGTACACAACTCAACAGCTCACCACAAAGCATGAACCTCTGCAACTATTGGACTACAGACATTTCCTTTTGGCATCCTAAGAGAAACAAGTACCTCACCTTCCTTATCCCTTATCACTATGCCAGCTCCCATCTTCATGGTTTTCTGGTTGAAAGCCGCATCCCAGTTCACTTTAACTTCATCAACACCAGGCTTTTTCCATCTCACCTCTCTATTTCCCATTACTCCACTTGACCTTCTCTGTCCACAACTGATTTCCTGAGCTTCCCTGTAAACTTCAATGTCTTCAATGGCCTTGCTTATAACTCTTTTTGGTCCTGTGAATTGTTCTTCAAAGACCACATTGTTCCTTCGTAACCATATATGCCTCATTGTGACAGCAACCAGTTCAATATCCCTTTGATTTAACTGTTGCAACATTCTGCTCCATGTTACACAAAATTCCTCCTCATTACAACACCACTTCTGAACAGGACTCTTCCCCTCAGCCCACACATCACTTGTAGCACCACAACTCCATATAGCATGAACCACTGTTTCAACTTCTCTGACACTGATAGGGCATAAGGCATCCTCAACCATTTTCCTCTTGGCTAGATTTTGTTTAGTGGGGAGGCAATCATCTACAGCTTTCCACATAAGGTTTTTCACCACTGCAGGTACATCCTTCTTCCATATAGCCTTCCATCCCACTCCACCATTTTTCCTGCTAGAAGATTCACCTTTACACCTTCTCTTCAGTTCTATATCCAAATGATAGGCACTTCGAACTGAGAAAATCTCAGTATTTGTGAAACCCCAAATCTGTTTATCACTGCCACCCTTCCTACTGATGGGAATTGATCTCACAATCTCAGCCTCTTCTTTTCCCAATACAGCTTCTAGCACTTCTCCTTCCACTGTCCCTTATCTATGAACTCTTCTACCTAGCCATTTCATCTAATATCTGCACAGGAGCTTGTGATGGTCGCCAAAAAGCCCAAGAAGGTATCCATTTGTCTTTCCATACCCTGATTTGTTTCCCATTTCCTACCCTCCAAATCCCCCCTTCTTTAACTAGCCTTAAAGAACTCCACAATCCTCTCCACATAACAGAAGGACACCATCCGAGTTTTGAGGATAATAGATCCTCttccttaaaatatttttcttttagaattctAGCTGAGAGAGACCCAGGATTAGTCAAGATTCTCCAACACTGTTTAGCCAACATAGCTGTGTTAAAATTGTCCATATCCCTAAATCCCAAGCCACTTACTTGTTTTGCTACCCCCATCTTTTCCCAGCTTCTCCAGTGTGTCCTTCTTTCATTTTGTGTGTGGCCCCACTAAAACCTTGCCATCATAGCAAAGATCTCCTTGCACAACCTCTTAGGAAGTTGAAAAACACTCATATGATATGTAGGAATAACTTGAATAACAGCTCAATCTATGCCAGATCCTCTCCTTGATCCCTCTAAATGCATTGTATTTTGACCTACCAACCAATGTAGGCAGACCCAAATACCTCTCCCTATCACTGCACAATCTAGCTCCCACCACTTCCAATAACTGCTTCTTCACCTCCTTTTTTGTATTTCCACTagagaaaattgaagttttctGGTTGTTCAAGCATTGACCAGAAGCTACCTCATATGTTTCCAAAATCCCCTTCATCTTCATCCAGTCACTCACACTTGCCTTAGAAAATAGAATGCAATCATCAGCAAACATCAAATGGGTCACAGATTTTCCTCCTCTAGTAACTGTAGCTCCTCTTAACTCCCGTCTTTCCTCAGCTGCATCAATCATACTACTTAGTCCCTCAGCACATAATACAAACAGGAAAAGGGACAagggatccccttgcctcaaaccCCGTGAAGGCACAAAGGACTTACCTACTCTCTCATTCACTAGAGTAGAATATGAGACAGTAGAAACAACAGCCATAATCCACCTCACCCACTGATCACAGAAACCCATTCTTCTCATTATTGTTTCCAAATAAATCCACTCAATTCGATCATATGCCTTTGACATGTCTAACTTGACTGCCATGCTTCCCACCCTGCCTTTTTGCCTATTCCTCATCGAGTGTAACAGTTCATAAGCTATCAAAGTGTTATCAGATATCAGTCTTCCTCTAATGAAAGCACTCCgttatagagagagaaagacaacttaatattaatattaatgcatAGGAGTAAATTTATACTAAGGAAACATAAATAGTAAGATTAAGCTTCATGctaataaagaaatttaatatatatatatatataattcggTTTGATTTGGTCTAACTCAATCCATAAAACATGAATGAAAACTGAGATAAACCGATCTACAAAAACAATTCGATACAATAAACCAAACCGGTCATGAAACCGGAGCAACCAATTTAGTTCGGTTTggtaatttttcaatttaaatttatagctagtttgggtagtgagTATTCCacaattattcattatttattattatttttcacttacttttcactattatttactattattcactactatttaatattttatcattacttttttattactttttcactactattcacagaatatctgagatTACCTTACTACTCAAACACAACATTAATCTTTCAACCCTAAGAGCATCCATATCGCATAACACCTTCTTCCCTAAACTTTAGTAAAAAGATTTAACTTTTTGATAAAAACCCTCTCCATTTGACTGACTATTTTAGGGGAAAATCTTGGGATTTGAACAATGCCTCCCTAAATATAGGAAATTACTATTCATCcctcaatcattttttataaatattttattataatcaataAAACAAATTCTCCTTCCAGTCATCTATACTTTATCTTATgcttatatttgttatagttgaaatttcaaaaaaatgtcACGATTGAGatgatccaatttttttttttaaaattgaccatttgtgaaaatataatttttttaaaaagaaaatattatggtTACAAAAGTacagatttaaaaatattatcgttaGAAAGATAagtagtttttttaaaaaaaattgttaagacGAAAAATCCGAAATATGGgtacaacaaataattaaataattacaaaaatgtgaaaaagaaaaaaagttaaaaagtcttCAACATGCTCTTTCTCTGAAATTCAAAAGAATGAGTAGTTAAAAGATGTAAAAAGATATGagtagagaaaataataataaataaaaaagaataaaaatatattattttaatagaatacagaaaaaaaaatagggagtgagatgtaaagaggttttgaaaaTATGggtaaaatttaagaaaaaatttaagaaaagatGATTTTTAACTACAATTTAGGAAAAAAACTTGTTCATCCGGATGTGAATGCTAGAAGTTACCTAAAGTTGGTTTCTCTCAAGTACCATACCGGTAAAACTATGGTTGAGACAAGGAAAGCAAACTTCAGTGAATGGAAATCATCTGTGACTAAAGGTCTGGTTGGGGTTGTATTAAGagtcttaaaaaatgtttaaatatccttaaaagtcttttaatagaaaaattaagttatttgaatgttatatattaaaatattttttaatcccaaataagttaaaaaatatgtttgaggAAAAACATCATCAAATGTGCTTTTTTGAATAACCCAAAATGTAGGTCTAACTTTAAAAAGATTGTTAATGAgcgaaaatatttataaaacttttatataattacaactttcaaactgTTAAAGATTttgtcataattttttaaaaattaaatgatcatCATTTCTACTtctgaaaacatttttttaatttatttataaacaaatgTAACGTATTTAtaagtgttttaaacatatagttacAAATctgtaaataactttttaataatagaatttattagttaagctataaattataaaacctaaaattataaagtatattttcAATCGCAATCCATTCATGCACTAAatggaggtttggatagtgagttaagatgagatgagttaagattaggagtgtaaccggtccgATTTGGTCCGGTTTGGTATATTGTTTAAAATTGAATTAGTATATtctggttttgaaaatttaagaaccggTACCGAACCGATTCACTACTAAAATCAGAACTTCCAGTTTCGATCTTGTCCAGTTCAATTTTTTCGGTTTTATAGATTATCTATGTTACTAATAATATGATGTtcacatatactaaactattattctatttatattataataaaagtacattattttataataattaacacatactaatatagtattgaatttaactatagtctatataagttctatactttttatatgagtatatactatatatgatcaaatgtgtaaaaatatatttataaaaataatatatattataatttattatgctaaaaatatgttatatatatatatatatcaaaagtaagtttatattaataatttaatattgatgtttacgtttaatattaaaattttatgttatattaattttatattataagattaaaatttatatgttatataaaatgttatattaaaattataagattgtttttatattatattatatgttatattaattttatgttataagattagaAAACTTGAATAAGAAGATAAGGCTATACATCGATGGATTCAATGTCGGTTTCAGCGCCAAACCGAGACACCATCAACGTCTACCATGAGTCTATTGAACAGGCCAAAACCGTGGGTTTGAGGAGAGAAAACAGATCATATCAGTCTCGACATGCATCATTGTGGTCTTTGATCTACTCTCGGCGTCTTCtgtgaaggaggaggaagaggaagttAGGAAttgaggaagaaagaagaagcgtTGCGTCATCGTCTGCCATGAAAGAGGAAGAAATTTGCAGAGAGGAAAAAGACGacgcgaggaagaagaagaggggtgGGGGGGTAAAAGCCAAACAGCGTcgttctattatatttttttttaactttcagatcttaaaacgacgtcgtttcactcatttaaatgaaacgactctgtttttatatatatatattaaaaaaaatagaaatagaccAGATTGGCCAGTTCAGCGATTTTCTAGGGGTTCAAATTGGCGCCGAACCGCCGATATCGATTTTCTCTCAATTCCTCTCGCCTGTCGATTGGTTCCTTGCCAGTTCCGGCCGGTTCAGTGCTCCGGCAGTCAATCCGATTCCCTGTAGGTTCTGGCGATTCCTGCACACCCttataataagattagaatttcattttatattaattaacaatttaatatataatataatataaaaattataaatatatacactgGTCCTATTCGGTTTAAactgattttcaaaatatgaaaaccgaTACCGTACCGCTTTGGGACCGATTTTGGTTCTTAAGAACCCATACCGTACCAGATTGCTTACAAACTGGACCAAAGTCACCAGTTCAGCCCGATCCGGTCCCGTTCAATCGGTTTGCCTATTTTTTTACACCcttagttgagataaaagttgaataaaatattattaaaatattattttttaatattattatttttttgatatttgaaaaagttgaattatttattatattttgtatgagaatttgaaaaaaaaaatgctagtaAAGTCCCTCAAACTTACCACTcatgcattttgatttttttaattttttagttttttatttagtaattaatgaagtgattattagtaaaattatatatattttttattttctttctaataattaagaatgttaaaaaaatacttgaaagaaaattaaaagaaaaagaatagtaaatttATAACTAGCGGTACGACTAGTGGTAAATGCTGAATGGcctgtttatattttttttaaaaaaaataataattagatgagattaatTGAGGTAATATCTTCTTCGTTTGgtttctcaactcatcattataacttttttaaattttaatataaaatataataaacaattcaatttttttaaattttaaaataataataataatattaaaatataatattctaataatattttatcatctcaactcaactcaactcaactcaattttcAAAAACAACCTTAATACAACCGGGGCAAAAGCTCATGCACTAAAGCCGACTGGGCGGAGATTCGCCATACCGGATTCCAAAGAAGAGATGTTGGTGTCGGTTTGCGTTCCCATTTCAGAGGCTGTCAATTAAAGAGGTAATCCTTGGGTGGGTGGGTAGCCAGCACTAATGATTAAGCAACTGTGTATTTGGTTGATGGAAATAACGAAACGGCGTCgttggaagtttgaaaatacCGTCCACTTTTTGCcttcccttttttgttttgtttcatcTCGTCCATACAGCTTTCAGCCTTTCAACGGCCAAGTCGCTTACCTTTGGATTTGGCTCCATCCACTCCCCTCTGGCCTTCCCCTCCAATCCATCGTCTACGATGCTACTGTCTGCAACTACTCCTCGACCACCTCTCTCGAACCCCAACTCTCTCGCCTTTAACCTCCATTTCTGCACCAATATCAGCTCCCTTCGCTCTCTCAGAACTTACATTCCCAATCATAGAAGACGCCCCTTCCTCCTCTTCACCCACGCTTCCTCTTCCCTCACTAATCCTAACCCCCACACGCTCCGCCACGTATCTAACCACGATGAACCCGAGGGACCCCTGGTCTCCTCCGCCTCCGCCGTTGCCTCCGCCATTCGCAGAGCTTCCACCTCCCCCGTTGAGTTCTTGCAGAGGACCGAAAAGGACCACAAGAGTCGCCTGGTTCTCCCGAGCCCTGATTTTCAGCGACTCTGTATCGAACAGTTAGACCTCTTTCGCCGAGTTCTTGATCCCGACGCTCAGCTCTCGGTCTGTCTGTCCGTGCTTTCATTTTCCTTAAACCTCCTGTTTGGCTGCCTGGAAAGTTTGAAGTTTTGCTAAAATGTGTCTAGAAAATTACTGTTGCTAAATTAAATAAAGCTTTTCTTAGAAAGAGAAGTAATGAACCGGTTGTGTTTTATGCAGGTCTATGTAAGGCCAGCCGGTAGTTATGTGATGGACCGTCTAGAGCTACGTCGCGCTACCGTTTATCCTGGAGGAGTGGATGTGTCCGACACTGTGATATTAGTCGGCACTTTCGGTGTTCCCACGGGTTTGCGCGCAGCAGAAGCTGCCCTTTCCAATCAACAAGTATGACATTTTGATTTTGGTGTATGTCTGACTATTATTTTCAATCGATAATAGTTATTGCTGTTATTTGATGGAATtcaatgaatttgaaatttaaatgtagGTAGAAGTCTTCGTGCCTGAGAACAGGGCCGTGGTCTTTCCGATGGTGAAAAATCCGTTTGTGGTGGGGTTCTTGGTTGCCGAGCTTCCGATGTTGGAGCCAGGAGCGTGTGAGGATGGGGTGAGTGAAGCGCATGATTTGATTCACTACTTCCCTTCTCCGGAGGAAGCATATTCTTTGCCTCCAGGGTCGGGTATCAAATCCTGGGAAATTCAAAGTGTCAAGAATGAGCCAATGAGAATGTACAGGTTTAGTGCCGAGCAGAGAGCAAATGCTATCAACATCTCTCGGTCTCTAGCAATGGCATATGTTATGGATCAGGTACATTGCGAGTGTCTTATTTGGGCGTGATTTTTCGAATGTAGTGCAGTAGTACGCTGTGACAATTTACTCATATCGGTCCTATTTAATAACGTGTGATTAAAGTTGTCTGTGCTCTTGCTGGTGCCAATGGATGCTTTCGTATGTCTTGTGCCTGTCACTTGTAACTCGTTAATTGAATCTGTACTCGTTGATTTTGAAGCATGTGCAAAAGAATCATTATATGAGTGTCTCATTTTGTAGAACTAAAATAAGAGTCAAAACAGAATTCCATTTTTTGAACTCCAAACCTTATATACAAGAGTGTCAAACTGAAAGTGTTACTACAAGTACAAGGATTTCAAGTCTAAAATACATTAGTTATAAGCCTCCTTAGATACTCTTTCTTggcttttgttatttttccatcactatatattttgttttctcttgtgGAAAGCTGGTATTTTTGCCTGGAATATTTGAGGTTTGACTTTTTATGTGTGTTGATGGCCTTTATCTGCTTTACTTCTTGGACAGAAAGCAATGTTGCTCCAGCAATCATCATGGCAAAATAATGTCAGGATGTGTGATCTGGTTGAGCAAGTAAGATGTCTTGCTGACTGCTGTTGTTTTTCGGCTTATACGGTTGTTTTTAACTTATATTGTTCTTCCATTAAATCTCTAACAGATTCGTGGTCCTCTTTCTAGTATTCGGACTTTAGGTAAAATGCTATCTGTTCAGTTGAAGAAAAGTGAGGTACATGCGTTGTGGTGCTTATGTAACCtggaatttaattatgaatatatttttttttcatttgtaatttgtatacGGCTGAAAGAAACAATTTTGCAGATTTCTTATGACATTGTCAAAGACATACTGGTGCAAGGTGATCATATTAGAGATACCCTTCAACAACTCCAGGATGCAGTTTACTTGACAAaggcactctctctctctctctctctctctctcagaataCACACACGCTTTCATAGGCAAGCCATGGCTTCTTTTCTGCTATTCCTTTTAGTGCCGTGTTTTTGTTcataattttgaaagaattttgacatttcttttataatttccaTTTTGGCAAAACATCCAGACTCTATTAGAATGGGGCCACGCATTTTCAAGTAACCTTTGTGTCATTTCACTCTCTATTGTGTTAACACTTACGATAATGTTGATAAGGGTAGATTTCTCAAATGATTTGGATAAGATGCCTCACTCTCTACATATGGCTGGCtgcacctatttttttttttaagtactttGCCTTATAGTTCTTTTCTAGATTATCGATCCTTTTCACATTAAGTCATGACTAAGcccctgtttggatagtgagatgagatgagatggttttagataaaagtaaaagttgaataaaatattgttaaaatattattttttaatattattattgttttgggatttgaaaaaagtttaattgtgatttgaaaaagttgaattatttcttttattttgtgtgagaatttgagaaagttgtaatgatgagatgagatgagttgagatggtttctcaatccaaacggggtgTAAGTTGACTCTTTCTTATGTACTTCTTGTAAACCAGGTACCTCCTTGGTACCTacatttaaaagagaaaatgttgTGTTCTTATAGAGCTTTCTTAAATgggaaattctatttataagctgGTGTGAAGAACACACCTAGTAAAGTGCAGACATTGCATCATtttatttggaagataaattttaaaatttgaattttacaaatcaaatcttaccatttaagtgatgtggattGTGTAATCTATACACCGGCTTGAAAGTAGAATAACTCTTCTTAAATTAACTTCTTTCTATAATGttatcttattaatttttatttttatttttttgacagtcttgttaattttatttatgaagttTAAGAAGGCAGTTGTGTTTCTGATATTATCATATTAAtgaacttttgtttttctagGCTAATATAGTTCACTACAATGATGAAACATTGAAGAAAGTGCACAATTCTACTTATGCCCATGAGTCGGTGAGGTCTCAGTTACCAAATAACCTTTCAAGCGATGGTTCAAAAAATAAGGTGCAAAAGTCTCTCGAGCCACTTTCTCTAAATGCTGTAGCCAAGGATTTAGAGATGCCCCTCCCACCCCTGGCGCTTGCACCTCTACAACATGGAATTAGGTAAATTGGTACTCAATCTTGTGAATGGTGGGGGGTATCCCGGACCCTCTCCAATTATctggatattataagttaggactcaattttttttgttctattttcttCCTTCAACATCTTCCCTTTTCTTGATTTCGGCCCTCAGTGCAATGGGTCTGTCTAGGGAGAACCTAACCAAAGCCCAAAcatctatatttttctttttgaatgcAGGATACTTTAAATCTGATCTTATTCATTAgtcttaaatttgaaaatttccttttgcttatgttttttctttatgtcAGGAAGACCATGCAATATTTCTACTGTGTTGGCAGATTTGATTGAGGCTGTGAGACCTCTTGCTCATAAGCAGCAACGTGTAGTAGAACTAAGTGAACTTTCAGATCCCCTGCAAGTTGCTGTGGAAGAACCTGCTTTGCGGCAGGCCCTGAGCAATTTGATCGAGGGTGCATTATTGCGTACACATGTTGGAGGAAAGGTTGAAATTGTGTCTACTGGAGCACCGGCAGGTGGTTCCCTTGTAGTTATTGACGATGATGGGCCTGATATGCACTATATGGTAAATGTGATGAATTCTCCTCTCATTTAgcgataaaaaaaatgaactctCCTCTCTGCCGACGTGtttcaaataatcaaacaaaacgTTGTGGAGTCCCTTCTGTGTCACATAtgaatacatataatatatttatgcatATGTATGTACGTATTAATACTTGTATCACCGATCCTAAACCATCCAATAAGCCATATGAACTAGGTAATTCTTGGGCCAGTGGTCCTTTTGTTTGAGTATATTTAAGGGGAACTATCTATTCACAAGGATGGTTTCAGTGGGTTGAGGGTGACCATGGCCTGCCATATATGGTGTGTTTGCGCTTGTATGTGAATTGTTTTGAAGTTATGTTTTGACCCCTTGATACTTTTTAGACATTATGCATCATTTGCCAACAAAGAAATTATTCCATTCCCCCTCTCCACTCTTTCCCAAACCAATTATTCTGTCTAAATCTGCCCCATTTACTTGTATTCTTTGAATTTAGAGctcttttaccatttttttgttCACACACTTTGAAGACTGAACTCATGGTTGGTTTCTGCTCAATGCTATGATTTGTCCAAGACTCTAATGTAACATTTACTATATAAAGAACTTTAAAAATCTCTTTTTTGCATGGGTTGGATACTTTATGGATAAAAATTCTGAGGAATTTATGTTGCTGATATAAAAAAGTGGTCTGCGATCAATAGATCATTACCATTATGGTTCCCGTAGTCTGTTTTTGCCCATGTTTTTTATTAGATATAAATTGTCTATGGTTGCTTTGGCATGCAGACGCAGATGCATTCCCTTACACCATTTGGAGCAGATCTGTTTTCGGAAGATATGGTTGAAGATAATATGACATGGAACTTTGTTGCTGGGATAGCTGTTGCTCGTGAGATACTAGAGAGTTACGGCTGTGTACTCCGTATCATATCTCCCCGGACCACGGATGCTGCCCTTGGGGCAGGTGGAACTCGTGTGGAACTATGGCTTCCATTGTTTCTGGAATCATCTGATTTGAATGGCCACACTCAGAAGGAATAGCAAGGATTTTAGATTTCATGGGAGAGATCTAACATGGAATAAAGAGAACGATTAATGCTGGGTTCAGTTGACAAGAATGAGGCAGAATAGAATCCAAAAATTCTTGCCTCGCTGGCTCATTTTCGGTGTGTATAATTTTGAGGGCATGCTGTATAGTATcttcatttgtttgtttgtcCTCTTACTGCGGCATACAGATTGAGAAATTTGTAGATAGCAAAAAGGTTTAGGTTTTATTGAAAGCTTATAAGAAAGACAGAACACTTAAATGTTAAAGCTACTGACTGAATGTATATATCTGttaagtgtaaaaataatattttgtcatgTTCTTATTTCCATATCAGAttgaggtgatattggtggcgTTGAAAAGTTAACTCAATTATCTACAAATTTATGTTTCACAAGAATCTCCTAATTCTAATGTTTACGTGGTCAAAAGAGCTCGACAATGTAGTGACTGAAAAACCGGTTAGAAAGTTTGCTCAGTGAAAATTTCGAAGATCACTTTTTCACTAGGATTTTTATAGACTCTCTAATTGGTCTACTCAAACCTtaagtatatatagaataatatgcACAACTTCTAGGGTGTGGAGAGGCCAAATTTTCCATATTCATTACATTTTTGAGAGAAAATTCTAAAGAAATTCATTGCGCATTGAAGATCGATTCTCTCTTGATAAACAGAACTACATCATCACATTGTGCTTGTGTTCGAGTATTGTTGAGTCCATTGGTGTGGACGTGATCGTTAATTGGAAGGATTTTCTGAGTTGTCAGGGTGCAGAGATCAAGCGAGAtactcgtgatgttgcaagccagaTTTAGTTACTTTAAGGCTCTGTAAGTGTTTCTAAATTGATTGTAACGAACTAAATTTCTATAATAAATTTTAGGTGATGACTTACATCCAAGGTAATTTTAGATGttgaagacgttcttcaaatgagtttttaCTTCGTTTCCAAAAttgttgtattaattatttcttgtgatCTGATTCTTTAATTGGTTAATtgattgattattaatttaaatagtctaataaatttgaaaaatacctATTTACCCTCTCTAGGTGTGTTTGGGATCTGAACCCCTGATTCTTTAATATCATTTCATGGTTGaatggattttgttttatttgtgacATTGGGATTGAAATATTGAAGCTTTCGAATTGAAACTTTGGctttaaatagtattttttttcccccctagACAAGAAAGAAACAATTAACTCAAATTCATCTGGTCCTTTATCACTTGTCCAAGGACTAACTAATGATTTCATTTCAAGTCTGCAACTTTGCAAGATTATTGCAACTCTAATCGGTATTGATTTATGTCTTGTAAGTTGTAAGATCATGGAAGACTGAAAGTACGTGATCATTTACTTGGAACACAAACTTAGCATTTAGGTCTCCTTTATGTAGATAGAGGAGTCAGAAGATCGAAGATTGTATAGATTTTCAACATAAATTCTCGATCAAATCGGACAATGGATTGTCCGTCCATTGTTGATGCCTACtactttttcattttgataaatgcCAACGATCGAGTAGTTCTATGTATAAGCATGTGTAGAGAATATACATTTTACACCgttgacatgacatgatttaatttataaaacatttgaattataaactttcttttgtaaataaaattttgtcagaTCAACGGCATAGAATGTGTGTTTTATACACCAacttacaaatagaatttttcaatactaGTGATTTTTACAGCATTAGCGTATAATTGGTTCCTGCATGTAACCGAGAATGCATGGTTAATTTATATTTCCccttgttatgaggtggcttgaattcagattgaacagtgcatgtgtcgtaggttcgctcgagcgg encodes:
- the LOC121255688 gene encoding chloroplast sensor kinase, chloroplastic isoform X2, whose product is MLLSATTPRPPLSNPNSLAFNLHFCTNISSLRSLRTYIPNHRRRPFLLFTHASSSLTNPNPHTLRHVSNHDEPEGPLVSSASAVASAIRRASTSPVEFLQRTEKDHKSRLVLPSPDFQRLCIEQLDLFRRVLDPDAQLSVYVRPAGSYVMDRLELRRATVYPGGVDVSDTVILVGTFGVPTGLRAAEAALSNQQVEVFVPENRAVVFPMVKNPFVVGFLVAELPMLEPGACEDGVSEAHDLIHYFPSPEEAYSLPPGSGIKSWEIQSVKNEPMRMYRFSAEQRANAINISRSLAMAYVMDQKAMLLQQSSWQNNVRMCDLVEQIRGPLSSIRTLGKMLSVQLKKSEISYDIVKDILVQGDHIRDTLQQLQDAVYLTKANIVHYNDETLKKVHNSTYAHESVRSQLPNNLSSDGSKNKVQKSLEPLSLNAVAKDLEMPLPPLALAPLQHGIRPCNISTVLADLIEAVRPLAHKQQRVVELSELSDPLQVAVEEPALRQALSNLIEGALLRTHVGGKVEIVSTGAPAGGSLVVIDDDGPDMHYMTQMHSLTPFGADLFSEDMVEDNMTWNFVAGIAVAREILESYGCVLRIISPRTTDAALGAGGTRVELWLPLFLESSDLNGHTQKE
- the LOC121255688 gene encoding chloroplast sensor kinase, chloroplastic isoform X1, whose product is MLLSATTPRPPLSNPNSLAFNLHFCTNISSLRSLRTYIPNHRRRPFLLFTHASSSLTNPNPHTLRHVSNHDEPEGPLVSSASAVASAIRRASTSPVEFLQRTEKDHKSRLVLPSPDFQRLCIEQLDLFRRVLDPDAQLSVYVRPAGSYVMDRLELRRATVYPGGVDVSDTVILVGTFGVPTGLRAAEAALSNQQVEVFVPENRAVVFPMVKNPFVVGFLVAELPMLEPGACEDGVSEAHDLIHYFPSPEEAYSLPPGSGIKSWEIQSVKNEPMRMYRFSAEQRANAINISRSLAMAYVMDQKAMLLQQSSWQNNVRMCDLVEQIRGPLSSIRTLGKMLSVQLKKSEVHALWCLCNLEFNYEYIFFSFVICIRLKETILQISYDIVKDILVQGDHIRDTLQQLQDAVYLTKANIVHYNDETLKKVHNSTYAHESVRSQLPNNLSSDGSKNKVQKSLEPLSLNAVAKDLEMPLPPLALAPLQHGIRPCNISTVLADLIEAVRPLAHKQQRVVELSELSDPLQVAVEEPALRQALSNLIEGALLRTHVGGKVEIVSTGAPAGGSLVVIDDDGPDMHYMTQMHSLTPFGADLFSEDMVEDNMTWNFVAGIAVAREILESYGCVLRIISPRTTDAALGAGGTRVELWLPLFLESSDLNGHTQKE